A portion of the Cryptomeria japonica chromosome 5, Sugi_1.0, whole genome shotgun sequence genome contains these proteins:
- the LOC131045842 gene encoding GDSL esterase/lipase At3g50400, protein MALSMNLLVFMICSIISCFAMSLSYSISNTEYVAFVFGDSLVDAGNNDYLFTLSKADSPPYGIDFSPSGGHPTGRFTNGKTISDIVGEQLGAKSFPPPYLAPSTHGTAILGGVNYASGAAGILNDTGSIFIGRLSLDRQIDYFEDTKEELVKMLGDKNAEEFLGKALFSITVGANDFLNNFLNPISPKRPSPHSFEESMIAQYRLQIERLYDLGARKFVIAAVGPIGCIPYDRAINFLPNRSCSASSNELVTAYNQLLRNLISELNTRLSGAKLIYANSYDIVLDMFQNYANYGFENADDSCCGDVSALVPCSLKSNMCHDRSKYLFWDAYHPTEAANIIIGKLFLDGNLSCVYPMNIRQLLLL, encoded by the exons ATGGCTTTATCAATGAATCTCCTGGTTTTTATGATCTGTAGCATAATATCTTGCTTTGCAATGAGCCTCAGTTACTCTATCAGTAATACTGAATATGTTGCATTTGTGTTTGGGGATTCTCTGGTGGATGCAGGGAATAATGACTATCTTTTCACACTTTCAAAAGCTGATTCACCTCCATATGGGATTGATTTTTCTCCCTCTGGAGGACACCCAACAGGAAGGTTTACTAACGGCAAAACAATCTCAGACATTGTTG GGGAGCAGTTAGGAGCTAAGTCCTTCCCCCCTCCATATTTAGCACCCTCCACTCACGGAACTGCCATTTTGGGAGGAGTCAATTATGCTTCAGGGGCTGCAGGAATCCTTAATGATACTGGTTCCATCTTT ATAGGACGACTTTCACTTGACAGGCAGATTGACTACTTTGAGGACACAAAGGAGGAGCTAGTCAAAATGCTTGGTGACAAGAATGCAGAGGAATTTCTTGGCAAGGCCCTGTTTTCCATCACTGTGGGTGCAAATGATTTCTTAAATAATTTTCTCAACCCAATTAGTCCAAAAAGACCATCTCCTCACAGCTTTGAAGAATCCATGATTGCACAGTACCGCCTTCAAATTGAG AGACTATATGATCTAGGAGCCAGAAAGTTTGTGATTGCAGCAGTAGGACCCATTGGGTGCATCCCATATGACCGTGCCATCAACTTCTTACCAAACCGTAGCTGTTCTGCATCTTCAAACGAGCTGGTCACTGCATATAATCAACTACTTAGAAATCTGATCTCTGAACTCAACACAAGACTCTCTGGGGCCAAGCTCATCTATGCAAATTCCTATGATATTGTTCTTGACATGTTTCAAAACTATGCAAATTATG GCTTTGAAAATGCAGACGATTCATGCTGTGGAGATGTTAGTGCATTGGTGCCATGCTCATTGAAAAGCAATATGTGCCATGATCGCTCAAAGTATTTGTTCTGGGATGCATATCATCCTACAGAGGCCGCAAATATCATAATTGGAAAGCTCTTTCTGGATGGTAATCTTAGTTGTGTATATCCAATGAATATCCGGCAGCTCCTCCTGCTCTAG